In the genome of Amaranthus tricolor cultivar Red isolate AtriRed21 chromosome 15, ASM2621246v1, whole genome shotgun sequence, one region contains:
- the LOC130801160 gene encoding uncharacterized protein LOC130801160 has translation MARKTGRQPKKGNFKTDFRKAMIAAWGDTESEAETEVPVEEETANLCLMVSHHSKDEESKEKEVMSSSSFPKHLFKFNKYKLIKLLLETQEKLDEQNTKCLQIEKDLNSSKDHVSYLNSFKIDVQSRIFNLLDQNIILKETLEKMKLYYS, from the coding sequence ATGGCAAGAAAAACTGGAAGACAACCTAAgaaaggaaacttcaaaacggactttcgcaaagccatgattgCAGCATGGGGTGATACcgaaagcgaagctgaaacaGAAGTTCCAGTAGAagaagaaactgcaaatctgtgtctcatggtatctcatcacagcaaggatgaagagtctaaggaaaaggaggtaatgtcttctagttcatTTCCTAAACACCTATTTAAATTCAAcaagtataaattaattaagttgctcttggagacacaagagaaattagatgaACAGAATACTaaatgtctccaaattgaaaaaGACCTTAACTCAAGTAAAGATCACGTCTCCTACCTAAATTCCTTCaagatcgatgtgcaaagtagaatttttaatttgctagatcagaatattattttaaaagaaacattGGAAAAAATGAAgctttattattcttaa